In a genomic window of Streptococcus mitis NCTC 12261:
- the zwf gene encoding glucose-6-phosphate dehydrogenase, with translation MSSKVIVTIFGASGDLAKRKLYPSLFRLYKSGNLSEHFAVIGTARRSWSKEYFESVVVESILDLADSTEQAQEFASHFYYQSHDVNDTEHYIALRQLQAELNDKYQAEHNKLFFLSMAPQFFGTIAKHLKSENIVDGKGFERLIVEKPFGTDYATASKLNDELLATFDEEQIFRIDHYLGKEMIQSIFAVRFANLIFENVWNKDFIDNVQITFAERLGVEERGGYYDQSGALRDMVQNHTLQLLSLLAMDKPASFTKDEIRAEKIKVFKNLYHPTDEELKEYFIRGQYRSGKIDGMKYISYRSEPNVNPESTTETFASGAFFVNSDRFRGVPFFFRTGKRLTEKGTHVNIVFKQMDSIFGEPLAPNILTIYIQPTEGFSLSLNGKQVGEEFNLAPNSLDYRTDATATGASPEPYEKLIYDVLNNNSTNFSHWDEVGASWKLIDRIEELWAENGAPLHDYKAGSMGPQASFDLLEKFGAKWTWQPDIAYRQDGRLE, from the coding sequence ATGTCATCTAAGGTTATTGTTACAATTTTCGGTGCGAGTGGAGACCTGGCTAAACGCAAGCTCTACCCTTCCCTTTTTAGACTTTATAAATCCGGCAATCTTTCCGAGCACTTTGCAGTCATTGGAACTGCTCGTCGTTCTTGGAGCAAGGAATATTTTGAATCTGTTGTAGTCGAATCGATCCTTGATTTGGCAGATAGTACCGAACAGGCTCAGGAGTTCGCTAGCCACTTCTACTATCAAAGTCATGATGTCAATGATACAGAGCACTACATTGCTTTGCGTCAATTGCAGGCTGAACTAAATGACAAATACCAAGCTGAACACAACAAGCTCTTCTTCTTGTCTATGGCACCTCAGTTCTTTGGAACTATCGCCAAACACCTCAAGTCTGAAAACATTGTGGATGGTAAAGGTTTTGAGCGCTTAATCGTTGAAAAACCATTTGGTACAGATTACGCAACTGCAAGCAAGTTGAATGACGAGCTCCTAGCAACATTTGACGAAGAACAAATTTTCCGTATTGACCATTATCTTGGTAAGGAAATGATCCAAAGTATCTTTGCAGTTCGCTTTGCAAACTTGATTTTTGAAAATGTTTGGAACAAGGATTTTATCGACAATGTTCAAATTACTTTTGCAGAGCGCTTGGGTGTAGAAGAACGTGGTGGCTACTATGACCAATCTGGTGCCCTCCGCGACATGGTACAAAACCATACACTACAACTGCTTTCTCTCCTTGCCATGGACAAGCCAGCAAGCTTCACAAAAGACGAGATTCGTGCTGAGAAGATTAAGGTCTTTAAAAACCTCTATCACCCAACTGATGAAGAACTTAAAGAATACTTTATCCGTGGTCAATACCGCTCTGGTAAGATTGATGGCATGAAATATATCTCTTATCGTAGTGAACCAAATGTGAATCCAGAATCTACAACTGAAACCTTTGCATCTGGTGCCTTCTTTGTAAACAGCGATCGATTCCGTGGCGTTCCTTTCTTCTTCCGTACTGGTAAACGTCTGACTGAAAAAGGAACTCATGTCAACATCGTCTTTAAACAAATGGATTCTATCTTTGGAGAACCACTTGCTCCAAACATTTTGACCATCTATATCCAACCAACAGAAGGCTTCTCTCTTAGCCTAAATGGGAAGCAAGTAGGAGAAGAATTTAACTTGGCTCCTAACTCACTTGATTACCGTACAGATGCGACTGCAACTGGTGCTTCCCCAGAACCATACGAGAAATTAATCTATGATGTCTTAAATAACAACTCAACTAACTTTAGCCACTGGGATGAGGTTGGTGCATCATGGAAATTGATTGACCGTATCGAAGAACTCTGGGCTGAAAATGGTGCCCCACTTCATGACTATAAAGCTGGAAGCATGGGACCTCAAGCAAGCTTTGACTTACTTGAAAAATTCGGTGCTAAATGGACTTGGCAACCAGATATCGCTTATCGTCAAGATGGTCGTTTAGAATAA
- the ftsY gene encoding signal recognition particle-docking protein FtsY, with amino-acid sequence MGLFDRLFGKKEEPKIEEVVKEALENLDLSEDVEPALTEAEELPHEEAEVESSEEALLQEEENQDTVEESLDSEPTVEVSQEEIEEFPNSEEVTEEENTELLETVEENNSEVLEAETTQVEETVQEKYDRSLKKTRTGFGARLNAFFANFRSVDEEFFEELEELLIMSDVGVQVASNLTEELRYEAKLENAKKPDALRRVIIEKLVELYEKDGNYDERIHFQDGLTVMLFVGVNGVGKTTSIGKLAHRYKQAGKKVMLVAADTFRAGAVAQLAEWGRRVDVPVVTGAEKADPASVVFDGMERAVSEGIDILMIDTAGRLQNKDNLMAELEKIGRIIKRVVPEAPHETFLALDASTGQNALVQAKEFSKITPLTGIVLTKIDGTARGGVVLAIREELNIPVKLIGFGEKIDDIGEFNSENFMKGLLEGLI; translated from the coding sequence ATGGGATTGTTTGACCGTCTATTCGGAAAAAAAGAAGAACCTAAAATCGAAGAAGTTGTAAAAGAAGCTCTGGAAAATCTTGATTTGTCTGAAGATGTTGAGCCAGCCTTAACAGAAGCTGAGGAACTTCCTCATGAAGAAGCAGAAGTTGAAAGTTCTGAAGAAGCTCTGCTCCAAGAAGAGGAAAATCAAGACACAGTTGAAGAAAGTCTGGATTCAGAACCAACTGTAGAAGTTTCTCAAGAAGAAATAGAAGAATTTCCAAACTCAGAAGAAGTCACAGAGGAAGAGAATACGGAGCTCCTAGAGACTGTAGAAGAAAATAATTCTGAAGTTCTTGAAGCAGAAACGACTCAAGTAGAAGAGACTGTTCAGGAAAAATATGACCGCAGTCTCAAGAAAACTCGTACAGGATTTGGTGCTCGTTTGAATGCCTTCTTTGCCAATTTCCGCTCTGTTGATGAAGAATTTTTCGAGGAACTGGAAGAACTGCTAATTATGAGTGATGTTGGTGTCCAGGTCGCTTCTAACTTAACAGAGGAGCTACGCTACGAAGCCAAGCTTGAAAACGCCAAGAAACCTGACGCACTTCGCCGTGTCATCATTGAGAAATTGGTTGAGCTTTATGAAAAGGATGGTAACTACGATGAAAGAATCCACTTCCAAGATGGCTTGACAGTCATGCTCTTTGTCGGGGTCAATGGTGTTGGGAAAACAACTTCTATCGGGAAACTAGCCCACCGCTACAAACAAGCTGGCAAGAAAGTCATGTTGGTTGCGGCAGATACCTTCCGTGCAGGGGCAGTAGCCCAGCTAGCAGAATGGGGCCGTCGTGTAGATGTTCCAGTAGTAACTGGAGCTGAAAAAGCTGACCCAGCCAGTGTGGTCTTTGATGGCATGGAACGTGCCGTATCTGAAGGTATCGATATTCTCATGATCGATACTGCAGGTCGTCTGCAAAATAAGGATAACCTTATGGCCGAGCTAGAAAAGATTGGTCGTATCATCAAACGTGTTGTGCCAGAAGCTCCGCATGAAACCTTCTTGGCACTTGATGCATCAACAGGTCAAAACGCTCTTGTACAGGCCAAAGAATTTTCAAAAATAACGCCATTAACTGGAATTGTCTTGACTAAGATTGATGGAACTGCTCGAGGTGGTGTTGTTTTAGCCATCCGTGAAGAACTCAATATTCCTGTAAAATTGATTGGTTTTGGTGAAAAAATCGATGATATTGGAGAGTTTAACTCAGAAAACTTTATGAAGGGTCTCTTAGAAGGCTTAATCTAA
- a CDS encoding Cof-type HAD-IIB family hydrolase, with product MADIKLIALDLDGTLLTTDKKLTDRTKATLKAARDRGIKVVLTTGRPLKAMDFFLHELGTDGHEDEYTITFNGGLVQKNTGEILDKTVFSYDDVARLYEETEKLSLPLDAISEGTVYQIQSDQESLYAKFNPALTFVPVDFEDLSSQMTYNKCVTAFAQEPLDAAIQKISPELFDQYEIFKSREMLLEWSPKNVHKATGLAKLISHLGIDQSQVMACGDEANDLSMIEWAGLGVAMQNAVPEVKAVANVVTPMTNDEEAVAWAIEEYVLKEN from the coding sequence ATGGCAGATATAAAATTGATTGCATTGGACTTGGACGGGACCTTGCTGACTACTGATAAAAAGCTGACGGATCGTACCAAGGCAACCTTGAAAGCTGCGCGTGATCGTGGTATTAAAGTTGTATTGACAACTGGTCGTCCCTTAAAAGCTATGGATTTCTTTCTCCATGAGTTGGGGACTGACGGTCATGAAGATGAGTATACCATTACCTTTAATGGTGGTTTGGTTCAGAAAAATACAGGTGAAATCCTTGATAAAACAGTCTTTTCATATGATGATGTGGCACGCTTGTATGAAGAAACAGAGAAATTGTCACTGCCTCTTGACGCCATCTCAGAAGGAACTGTTTATCAAATCCAATCGGACCAAGAAAGTCTTTATGCCAAATTCAATCCAGCTTTAACTTTTGTACCAGTTGACTTTGAAGACCTGTCTAGTCAAATGACCTACAATAAATGCGTGACTGCCTTTGCTCAAGAACCCTTGGATGCAGCCATTCAAAAGATTTCACCAGAATTGTTTGACCAATATGAAATCTTTAAATCACGTGAAATGTTGCTAGAGTGGTCACCAAAGAATGTACACAAAGCAACCGGTTTGGCTAAACTAATCAGTCATCTTGGAATTGACCAAAGCCAAGTGATGGCCTGTGGTGATGAAGCCAATGACCTTTCTATGATTGAATGGGCAGGGCTCGGTGTTGCCATGCAAAACGCTGTTCCTGAAGTCAAGGCAGTCGCAAATGTGGTGACCCCAATGACCAATGATGAGGAAGCTGTCGCCTGGGCTATCGAAGAATATGTGCTAAAGGAGAACTAA
- a CDS encoding Cof-type HAD-IIB family hydrolase — protein MTIKLVATDMDGTFLDGNGRFDMDRLKSLLVSYKKKGIYFAVASGRGFLSLEKLFADVRDDIIFIAENGSLVEYRGQDLYEATMSREFYLSTFERLKTSPYVDINKLLLTGKKGSYVLDTVDETYLKESQHYNENIQKVASLEDITDDIFKFTTNFTEETLEAGEAWVNENVPGVKAMTTGFESIDIVLDYVDKGVAIVELAKKLSITMDQVMAFGDNLNDLHMMQVVGHPVAPENARPEILELAETVIGHHKDQSVIAYMEGL, from the coding sequence ATGACAATTAAACTAGTAGCAACGGATATGGACGGAACCTTCCTAGATGGGAATGGACGCTTTGATATGGACCGCCTCAAGTCTCTCTTGGTTTCCTACAAGAAAAAAGGGATTTACTTTGCGGTAGCTTCGGGGCGCGGATTTTTATCTCTAGAAAAATTATTTGCTGATGTTCGTGATGACATCATTTTCATCGCGGAAAATGGCAGTTTGGTAGAGTATCGAGGTCAAGACTTGTATGAAGCGACCATGTCTCGTGAGTTTTATCTATCAACTTTTGAAAGGCTGAAAACGTCACCTTATGTAGATATCAATAAATTGCTCTTGACGGGTAAGAAGGGCTCTTATGTGCTAGATACGGTTGATGAGACCTATTTGAAAGAGAGCCAACATTATAATGAAAATATCCAAAAAGTAGCGAGTTTAGAAGATATCACAGATGATATTTTCAAATTTACAACCAACTTCACAGAAGAAACCCTTGAAGCTGGTGAAGCTTGGGTAAACGAAAACGTTCCTGGTGTTAAGGCCATGACAACTGGCTTTGAATCCATTGATATTGTTCTGGACTATGTCGATAAGGGAGTAGCCATTGTTGAATTAGCTAAAAAACTTAGCATCACGATGGATCAGGTCATGGCTTTTGGAGACAATCTAAATGACTTGCACATGATGCAGGTTGTGGGACATCCTGTAGCTCCTGAAAATGCACGACCAGAAATTTTAGAATTAGCAGAGACTGTGATTGGTCACCATAAAGACCAGTCGGTTATAGCTTATATGGAGGGCTTATAA
- the smc gene encoding chromosome segregation protein SMC: protein MYLKEIEIQGFKSFADKTKVVFDQGVTAVVGPNGSGKSNITESLRWALGESSVKSLRGGKMPDVIFAGTESRKPLNYASVVVTLDNHDGFIKDAGQEIRVERHIYRSGDSEYKIDGKKVRLRDIHDLFLDTGLGRDSFSIISQGKVEEIFNSKPEERRAIFEEAAGVLKYKTRRKETESKLQQTQDNLDRLEDIIYELDNQIKPLEKQAENARKFLDLEGQRKAIYLDVLAAQIKENKAELDLTEEELAQVQELLTSYYQKREKLEEENHTLKKQRQDLQAEMAKDQGSLMDLTSLISDLERKLALSKLESEQVALNQQEAQARLAALEDKRNLLSQEKSDKESSLTLLEENLVQNNQKLNRLEAELLAFSDDPDQMIELLRERFVALLQEEADVSNQLTRIENELENSRQLSQKQADQLEKLKEQLATAKEKASQQKDELEAAKEHVQKLLADYQAIAKEQENQKSSYQAQQNQLFARLDNLKNKQARAQSLENILRNHSNFYAGVKSVLQEKARLGGIIGAVSEHLTFDVHYQIALEIALGASSQHIIVEDENAATKAIDFLKRNRAGRATFLPLTTIKARTISSQNQDAIAASPGFLGMADELVTFDTRLEAIFKNLLATTAIFDTVEHARAAARHVRYQVRMVTLDGTELRTGGSYAGGANRQNNSIFIKPELEQLQKEIAEEEASLRSEEVALKTLQDQMARLTERLEAIKSQGEQARIQEQGLSLSYQQTSQQVDELETLWKLQEEELNRLSEGDWQADKEKCQERLTTIASDKQNLEAEIEEIKSNKNAIQERYQNLQEQVAQVRLLKTELQGQKRYEVADIDRLGKELNNLDIEQEEIQRLLQEKVDNLEKVDTELLSQQAEEAKNQKTNLQQGLIRKQFELDDIEGKLDDIASHLDQARQHNEEWIRKQTRAEAKKEKVSERLRHLQSQLTDQYQISYTEALEKAHELENLNLAEEEVKDLEKAIRSLGPVNLEAIDQYEEVHNRLDFLNSQRDDILSAKNLLLETITEMNDEVKERFKSTFEAIRESFKVTFKQMFGGGQADLILTEGDLLTAGVEISVQPPGKKIQSLNLMSGGEKALSALALLFSIIRVKTIPFVILDEVEAALDEANVKRFGDYLNRFDKDSQFIVVTHRKGTMAAADSIYGVTMQESGVSKIVSVKLKDLESIEG, encoded by the coding sequence ATGTATTTAAAGGAAATCGAAATTCAGGGATTCAAGTCTTTTGCTGATAAGACTAAGGTAGTCTTTGACCAAGGTGTGACGGCAGTTGTTGGGCCCAATGGATCTGGAAAGTCGAATATTACAGAAAGTCTGCGTTGGGCTTTGGGGGAGTCTAGTGTCAAGAGTCTCCGTGGTGGCAAGATGCCGGATGTTATCTTTGCTGGAACAGAAAGTCGCAAACCGCTCAATTATGCTTCTGTAGTTGTGACTTTGGATAATCATGACGGATTTATCAAGGATGCAGGTCAAGAAATCAGGGTAGAACGTCATATCTATCGCAGTGGAGATAGCGAATACAAGATTGACGGCAAGAAAGTCCGTCTGCGTGATATTCATGACCTTTTCTTGGATACTGGATTGGGACGAGATTCCTTCTCTATCATTTCCCAAGGGAAGGTTGAGGAGATTTTCAACTCTAAGCCTGAGGAACGCCGAGCTATTTTTGAAGAAGCTGCTGGAGTTTTAAAATACAAGACTCGCAGAAAAGAAACTGAGAGTAAACTGCAGCAAACCCAGGATAATCTGGATCGTCTAGAAGACATTATCTATGAGTTGGACAATCAAATCAAGCCTCTTGAGAAGCAAGCTGAAAATGCTCGTAAGTTTCTAGATTTGGAAGGCCAACGTAAAGCTATTTACTTGGATGTTTTAGCTGCTCAAATCAAGGAAAATAAGGCTGAACTAGATTTGACAGAAGAAGAGTTGGCACAGGTTCAGGAACTATTGACTAGTTATTACCAAAAGCGTGAAAAATTAGAGGAAGAAAATCATACTCTTAAAAAGCAACGCCAAGATTTACAGGCTGAAATGGCCAAAGACCAAGGCAGTTTGATGGATTTGACCAGTCTGATTAGTGATTTAGAGAGAAAATTAGCCCTATCGAAATTAGAATCTGAACAAGTAGCCCTGAATCAACAGGAAGCACAAGCTCGTTTGGCTGCTTTGGAGGATAAGAGAAATTTACTCAGCCAAGAAAAATCTGATAAAGAAAGCTCATTAACTCTGTTAGAGGAAAATCTAGTCCAAAATAATCAAAAACTCAATCGTTTAGAAGCTGAATTGCTAGCTTTTTCAGATGATCCTGATCAGATGATTGAACTCTTACGTGAACGCTTTGTAGCTCTTCTACAAGAAGAAGCTGATGTCTCAAACCAACTGACTCGCATCGAGAATGAGTTGGAAAATAGTCGTCAGCTTTCTCAAAAACAAGCAGATCAATTAGAAAAGCTGAAAGAACAGCTGGCTACAGCTAAAGAGAAGGCTAGTCAGCAAAAAGACGAGCTTGAAGCTGCCAAGGAGCATGTTCAGAAATTATTGGCTGACTACCAAGCTATTGCCAAGGAGCAAGAGAATCAGAAATCTTCCTATCAGGCTCAACAAAATCAACTCTTTGCCCGTCTGGATAATCTCAAAAACAAGCAGGCTAGAGCCCAAAGTTTGGAAAATATCCTCAGAAATCATAGTAACTTTTATGCAGGTGTTAAGAGTGTTCTCCAAGAAAAAGCCCGCCTTGGTGGAATTATTGGTGCAGTTAGTGAGCATCTGACCTTTGATGTGCATTATCAAATTGCCCTAGAGATTGCGCTTGGAGCCAGCAGTCAGCATATCATCGTGGAAGATGAAAACGCGGCAACCAAGGCGATTGATTTCCTTAAACGAAACAGGGCTGGTCGTGCAACCTTCCTTCCGTTGACAACGATCAAGGCGCGTACGATTTCTAGTCAGAATCAAGATGCTATTGCTGCAAGCCCAGGTTTCCTTGGGATGGCAGATGAGTTGGTGACATTCGACACTAGACTGGAAGCTATTTTTAAGAATTTGCTAGCTACGACGGCTATTTTTGATACCGTGGAACATGCGCGTGCAGCAGCTCGTCACGTTCGTTATCAGGTTCGCATGGTGACACTGGATGGGACAGAGCTGCGCACAGGTGGTTCCTATGCAGGTGGAGCCAATCGCCAGAACAACAGTATTTTTATCAAGCCAGAACTGGAGCAATTACAAAAAGAAATTGCTGAAGAGGAAGCAAGTCTTCGTTCAGAAGAAGTGGCTTTGAAGACCTTGCAAGACCAGATGGCTAGATTGACAGAAAGATTAGAAGCTATTAAATCTCAGGGAGAACAGGCACGTATTCAGGAGCAGGGCTTATCCCTCTCTTACCAGCAGACCAGTCAGCAAGTTGATGAACTGGAAACTCTTTGGAAACTCCAAGAAGAGGAATTAAATCGTCTTTCTGAGGGAGATTGGCAAGCGGATAAGGAAAAATGCCAAGAGCGCCTTACTACAATCGCCAGTGACAAGCAAAATCTGGAAGCTGAGATTGAAGAGATTAAGTCTAACAAAAATGCCATCCAAGAACGCTATCAAAACTTGCAAGAACAGGTAGCGCAAGTTCGCTTGCTTAAGACAGAACTGCAAGGGCAAAAACGTTATGAAGTGGCTGATATTGACCGTCTAGGCAAGGAATTGAATAATCTAGATATCGAACAAGAGGAAATCCAGCGCCTTCTTCAAGAAAAGGTTGATAATCTGGAGAAGGTTGATACAGAATTGCTCAGTCAACAGGCTGAAGAAGCCAAAAACCAGAAAACAAATCTCCAACAAGGTTTGATTCGCAAGCAGTTTGAGTTGGATGATATTGAAGGTAAACTGGATGATATTGCTAGTCATTTGGACCAAGCTCGCCAACATAATGAGGAGTGGATTCGCAAGCAAACACGTGCTGAAGCTAAGAAAGAAAAGGTTAGCGAGCGCTTACGCCATTTACAAAGCCAATTAACAGATCAGTATCAGATTAGCTATACTGAAGCACTAGAAAAGGCTCATGAACTTGAAAATCTCAATCTGGCAGAGGAGGAAGTTAAGGATTTAGAGAAGGCTATTCGTTCACTGGGTCCGGTCAACTTGGAAGCTATTGACCAGTACGAAGAAGTTCACAATCGTCTGGATTTCCTAAATAGCCAGCGAGATGACATTTTGTCGGCGAAAAACTTGCTGCTTGAAACCATTACAGAGATGAATGATGAGGTCAAGGAACGCTTTAAATCAACCTTTGAAGCTATTCGTGAGTCCTTTAAAGTAACTTTCAAGCAGATGTTTGGTGGGGGTCAAGCAGACCTGATTTTGACTGAAGGAGACTTGCTGACAGCTGGGGTTGAGATTTCTGTTCAACCACCAGGCAAGAAAATCCAGTCCCTCAACCTCATGAGTGGTGGGGAAAAAGCCCTATCAGCTCTAGCCTTGCTTTTCTCTATTATTAGAGTTAAGACTATTCCATTTGTGATTTTGGATGAGGTAGAGGCTGCGCTTGACGAAGCCAATGTTAAACGTTTCGGGGATTACCTCAACCGCTTTGACAAGGACAGCCAGTTCATCGTCGTAACCCACCGTAAAGGAACCATGGCAGCGGCTGATTCTATCTATGGAGTGACCATGCAAGAATCAGGTGTCTCAAAAATTGTTTCGGTGAAGTTAAAAGATTTAGAAAGTATTGAAGGATGA
- the rnc gene encoding ribonuclease III, translated as MKELQTVLKNHFAIEFADKNLLETAFTHTSYANEHRLLKISHNERLEFLGDAVLQLLISEYLYKKYPKKPEGDLSKLRAMIVREESLAGFARDCQFDQFIKLGKGEEKSGGRNRDTILGDAFEAFLGALLLDKDVAKVKEFIYQVMIPKVEAGEFEMITDYKTHLQELLQVNGDVAIRYQVISETGPAHDKVFEVEVLVEGKSIGQGQGRSKKLAEQEAAKNAVEKGLDSCI; from the coding sequence ATGAAAGAATTACAAACTGTACTAAAGAACCATTTTGCAATCGAATTTGCAGACAAAAATTTACTGGAGACTGCCTTTACTCATACGAGTTATGCCAATGAGCACCGCCTCTTAAAAATTTCACACAATGAACGCTTGGAATTTTTAGGAGACGCTGTTCTACAGCTATTGATTTCAGAATATCTGTATAAAAAATATCCTAAAAAGCCTGAGGGTGACTTATCTAAACTCCGTGCTATGATTGTCCGTGAGGAGAGTTTGGCTGGTTTTGCGCGTGATTGTCAGTTTGATCAGTTTATCAAGCTGGGTAAGGGGGAAGAAAAATCTGGTGGTCGCAATCGTGATACCATTCTTGGTGATGCCTTTGAGGCCTTTCTTGGTGCCCTCCTTTTGGACAAGGATGTGGCCAAAGTCAAGGAATTTATCTATCAAGTCATGATTCCTAAGGTTGAAGCAGGCGAATTTGAGATGATTACAGACTACAAAACCCATCTCCAAGAGTTGCTTCAGGTCAATGGGGATGTGGCTATTCGTTATCAGGTAATTTCTGAAACGGGTCCTGCCCACGATAAGGTTTTTGAAGTAGAAGTTCTTGTTGAAGGTAAGAGCATTGGTCAAGGTCAAGGTCGTTCTAAGAAACTAGCAGAGCAGGAAGCTGCCAAAAATGCCGTTGAGAAAGGGCTGGATTCATGTATTTAA
- a CDS encoding GMP reductase, which produces MLNEFPIFDYEDIQLIPNKCVIKSRAEADTSVTLGNHTFKLPVVPANMQTILDENVAEQLAKGGYFYIMHRFDEAGRIPFIKRMHEQGLIASISVGVKDYEYDFVSQLKSDAPEYITIDIAHGHADSVISMIQHIKKELPDTFVIAGNVGTPEAVRELENAGADATKVGIGPGKVCITKVKTGFGTGGWQLAALRWCAKAARKPIIADGGIRTHGDIAKSIRFGASMVMIGSLFAGHIESPGKTIEVDGEQFKEYYGSASQYQKGAYKNVEGKRILLPAKGHLQDTLTEMEQDLQSAISYAGGRQVADLKHVDYVIVKNSIWNGDASH; this is translated from the coding sequence ATGTTAAATGAATTTCCAATTTTTGATTACGAAGATATTCAATTGATTCCAAATAAATGTGTCATTAAAAGCCGTGCAGAAGCGGATACAAGTGTCACTTTAGGAAATCACACCTTTAAACTACCTGTTGTGCCAGCTAATATGCAAACGATTTTGGATGAAAATGTAGCAGAGCAACTGGCTAAAGGTGGTTACTTCTACATTATGCACCGTTTTGATGAGGCAGGACGTATTCCTTTTATTAAGCGCATGCATGAGCAAGGGCTTATTGCTTCTATCTCTGTCGGTGTTAAGGATTATGAGTATGATTTCGTTAGCCAGCTCAAATCTGATGCTCCTGAGTACATCACGATTGACATTGCCCACGGTCATGCGGATAGCGTGATTTCTATGATTCAACACATCAAGAAAGAATTGCCAGATACCTTTGTCATTGCAGGAAATGTGGGAACACCAGAAGCTGTGCGTGAATTGGAAAATGCTGGTGCGGATGCTACTAAGGTCGGAATCGGTCCAGGTAAGGTTTGTATCACCAAGGTCAAGACAGGTTTTGGTACAGGTGGTTGGCAATTGGCTGCCCTTCGTTGGTGTGCCAAGGCTGCACGTAAACCGATTATTGCTGATGGAGGAATTCGTACTCACGGTGATATTGCCAAGTCTATCCGCTTCGGTGCTAGCATGGTCATGATTGGTTCCCTCTTTGCAGGACATATTGAAAGTCCAGGGAAAACGATTGAAGTCGATGGTGAACAGTTCAAAGAATATTATGGTTCAGCCTCACAATATCAAAAAGGTGCTTACAAAAATGTGGAAGGCAAACGTATCTTGCTTCCTGCTAAAGGTCATCTGCAAGACACTTTAACTGAGATGGAACAAGACCTTCAAAGTGCTATTTCTTATGCAGGTGGACGTCAGGTTGCTGACCTTAAACACGTTGATTATGTTATCGTGAAAAACTCCATCTGGAATGGGGATGCTTCCCACTAA
- a CDS encoding L-threonylcarbamoyladenylate synthase, with translation MTKHIQWNGTLSQEGYDILKGEGGCIVCPTKVGYIIMTSDKAGLERKFAAKERNRNKPGVVLCGSMDELRALAQLNPEIEAFYQKHWDEDILLGCILPWKPEAFEKLKAYGDGREELMTDVRGTSCFVIKFGKAGEQLAAKLWEEGKMVYASSANPSGKGNRGKVEGIGERIEGAVDLVIEADDYVASIQPDKTIETRYEQGVMVSMVDKDGKLIPEQGGARSTSPAPVVIRKGLDIDKIMMHLSDTFNSWDYRQGEYY, from the coding sequence ATGACAAAACACATTCAATGGAACGGAACACTTTCACAAGAAGGCTATGACATTTTAAAAGGTGAGGGCGGATGTATCGTTTGCCCTACTAAAGTTGGTTACATTATCATGACCAGCGATAAGGCAGGACTTGAGCGTAAGTTCGCAGCCAAAGAGCGTAACCGTAACAAACCAGGTGTTGTTCTCTGCGGTAGCATGGATGAGCTTCGTGCTTTAGCACAACTTAACCCAGAAATTGAAGCCTTCTACCAAAAACATTGGGATGAAGATATTCTTCTTGGTTGTATCCTTCCTTGGAAACCAGAAGCTTTTGAAAAACTCAAAGCATACGGTGATGGTCGTGAAGAGCTGATGACTGACGTGCGTGGAACGAGCTGTTTTGTTATCAAATTTGGTAAAGCTGGTGAACAATTGGCTGCCAAACTTTGGGAAGAAGGCAAGATGGTTTATGCCTCATCAGCTAACCCATCTGGAAAAGGAAACCGTGGTAAAGTAGAAGGTATTGGAGAACGTATCGAAGGAGCAGTGGACCTTGTTATCGAGGCAGATGACTACGTTGCTTCTATCCAGCCTGACAAAACGATTGAAACTCGCTATGAGCAAGGTGTGATGGTGTCTATGGTCGATAAGGACGGCAAACTCATCCCAGAACAAGGAGGAGCTCGCTCAACTTCACCAGCACCAGTTGTGATTCGTAAAGGACTTGACATTGATAAAATCATGATGCACCTTTCAGACACCTTTAACTCATGGGACTACCGCCAGGGTGAGTATTATTAG